The genomic window GGAATAGCGATGCGCCGACAGAAACGCGATATGACTGCTCGAGCTTACGAGCGTGGTTATCAGGCAGGAGTATCAGGTCGGAGCAGCGAAAGTTGTCCGCACACAACGGAACAACAGCGCATCAATTGGATTACCGGCTGGCGCGAAGGCCACGCCGATCAGCTGGACGGACTCATCGGCGTTTCAGGAGTGCATCGCCTGCGCATGCAGTGATGCCCGCCCCATGACTCCCGATCTCAAGCTGTCGGGAGCGGTGGAGCTTTACAGCGAGGCCATTGCGGCACTCGATCTGGGCGTGGTTATCTACGAGGCAGTAGACATCGGTGCAGATTTCCGCATTCTCACCATGAACCCCGCCGCCCTTCGTATAAGCGAAGTCGCAGGCTCCGATGTCGTCGGCAAGCTACTCTCAGAGGCGTTTCCCGGTGCCCGGGATATGGGAGTGACCGACGCCCTCAACCGGGTCTTGAGGTCCGGAAAAGCAGAAAAACTCCCAGCCCTGCAGTATTCCGACGCCACACAGAAGACCGACCTTCATCATCGCTGGTTTCAAAACGACATCTACGCCCTGGCCGACCGCCGACTTATGGCGGTTTACAGCGACGTCACAGACGCCAAGCAGGCGGACCGTGATCTGGGAGAACGCGTAAAAGAGCTCCGGGGACTCTATGAGATTCATCGCCGATCCCAGACCGACACCGACTTGGACCAGTATGCCCAGCACGTCTGCGATGAGCTTGTGCGCTCCATGCAGGCCCCTGCGGATGTCCGCGCGAGCCTGGTCATCCATGGCAGG from Congregibacter litoralis KT71 includes these protein-coding regions:
- the rmf gene encoding ribosome modulation factor produces the protein MTARAYERGYQAGVSGRSSESCPHTTEQQRINWITGWREGHADQLDGLIGVSGVHRLRMQ